A genomic segment from Cuculus canorus isolate bCucCan1 chromosome 18, bCucCan1.pri, whole genome shotgun sequence encodes:
- the AATK gene encoding serine/threonine-protein kinase LMTK1 isoform X3 — translation MLCPVPHSFLSWSSCVRCACSRRVLCAPRWVGRSWVLPAHGWPCTQASPLSCCRALRELLARPFRTRQPLLAALGLRSAPGRDEQRPQHRPARSPDGSVPWPARQLQAPGKHSTPLSELSWSSSLAVVAVSFSGLFTFIFLMLACLCCKKGDIGFKEFENAEGDDYVTELSAQGSPAPQHGPEVYVLPLTKVSLPMAKQPGRSVQLLKSADLGRQSLLYLKEIGHGWFGKVFLGEVNSGISSTQVVVKELKASASVQDQMQFLEEAQPYRALQHTNLLQCLAQCAEVTPYLLVMEFCPLGDLKGYLRSCRGAEAMTPDPLTLQRMACEVACGVLHLHRNNYIHSDLALRNCLLTADLTVKIGDYGLSHCKYKTLHTWQDDYFVTADQLWVPLRWIAPELIDEVHGNLLIVDQTKSSNVWSLGVTIWELFELGSQPYDHYSDRQVLAYAIKEQQLKLPKPQLKLSLSERWYEVMQFCWLQPEQRPTAEEVHLLLSYLCAKGATEAEEEFEKRWNSMKPNGSASASHHGAELSSFPLLEQFSADGFPSDGDDILTVMETSHGLNFEYKWEHTKTEHFQAPLGSLSPSSAARYHDLYYPATTTGHLSLGVSPSCYECKPPGCPGLPAPGVVPILGAHSPSLNSEYYIRIEGPGEGSAELDYAMCSYSPAGERGSPHPPSCWRAQGARSGSTYDSDSSPTVSLSMEPLLGHAPAGEGSWECAEYYPYPCPGQEPRGYEPSPSRGAEGYLLEEEPPQPCGQDWSVPGFQPSIFADPLGVSPSVNCAYSPRGYGEPQAASVGGRPPGQSRSQPDCVALELGEDSPPGAPHPQSVSPPAQRHPWASNSSSNNNIGSGSPASHEPPAGDSWCYRRMITFRGLMAKPLGTVPRGQPQLGGSPLGHDFRRLRQDQPPGMASSSSPCRSPSPLRQAWHSRDSSTSGRSQAATLAGSPGTPWGPGTAPPAGVGAQHDTHPDESVEGSISAHSPLPHTAAAPGPEETTPVASIATPNPSIPAEPSRDGSQPSPDASEAPTPVPGEAATESSVCATSIMDQTPDKTFSSTSFPSVDEGSDEDTAELTSGVFTDFSEDYMERAESAPALKSLQKQVGTPDSLESLDIRSTASSCEVFSPTTFVPPGQPKALDSGYDTENNESPEFVLKEPHEPREPEAFSQLGKPPLGLPGGESEGTAPETRLSTSLGAELHSLTEKNPYRDSAYFSDYDAEAERSPKDEEDSDGSQTSEAEESPQSPAQDLGRAPGMGEDPLHPPGAPGSPPAAPSVAVAVDAPAVGVSVGDWRGTEAGCALNGPTAPGTEQHPTSTGLVPGSSLHPDGDACPPGCGGPTTPKTFFLTPVLGSPGEPVSSGGTHVPQGVPGLGGPTARDEQTVPPVPGLGEPGLPPVGTEVGDAPGGPSMPPLADELPPGLSLLPSTREPRPATPEHREELEEEEEDTEDSDESDEELRCYNIQEQSEESEEEPTAVPIVVAESQSGRNLRSLLKMPSLLSEAFCEDLDRKKKAVSFYDDVTIYLFDQESPTRELSFPEPPEPSGQPPASGSPPSLADRLGASDDSSDGNASEESGGFEWDDDFPLTPVKPSLMASLTGTPAEPDAAAPTLPAPSALVPAQKQVLPIQFSRFTVSPAPVSRFSITHVSDSDMDSIGGSSEDGDRE, via the exons ATGCTGtgccctgtgccccacagcttTCTGTCCTGGAGCTCTTGTGTGCGCTGTGCCTGTTCAAGGAGGGTGCTGTGTGCACCCAGGTGGGTGGGCAGGAGCTGGGTGctgcctgcccatggctggCCCTGCACTCAGGCTTCGCCTTTGAGCTGCTGCCGGGCTCTGCGGGAGCTCCTGGCTCGTCCCTTCCGCACACGTCAGCCGCTGCTCGCTGCACTTGGGCTCCGCTCTGCACCGGGGAGAGACGAGCAGCGGCCGCAGCATCGCCCAGCCCGCAGCCCTGACGGCAGCGTGCCATGGCCGGCGAGGCAGCTGCAGGCACCCGGCAAAC ACAGCACCCCCCTTAGCGAGCTCTCCTGGTCCTCCTCACTGGCCGTCGTGGCTGTTTCCTTCTCCGGGCTCTTCACCTTCATCTTCCTCATGCTGGCCTGCCTGTGCTGCAAGAAGGGGGACATCGGCTTCAAG GAGTTTGAGAACGCCGAGGGGGACGACTACGTGACGGAGCTCTCGGCCCAGGGCTCGCCTGCCCCTCAACATGGCCCTGAAGTCTACGTCCTGCCCCTCACCAAGGTCTCTCTGCCCATGGCCAAGCAGCCGGGGCGCTCAG TGCAGCTCCTCAAGTCGGCGGACCTGGGGCGGCAGAGCCTGCTTTACCTGAAGGAGATCGGGCACGGCTGGTTCGGCAAG GTGTTCCTGGGGGAGGTGAACTCAGGCATCAGCAGCACCCAGGTGGTGGTGAAGGAGCTGAAGGCGAGCGCCAGCGTGCAGGACCAGATGCAGTTCCTGGAGGAAGCACAGCCCTACAG GGCCCTCCAGCACACCAACCTGCTGCAGTGCCTGGCCCAGTGCGCCGAGGTCACCCCGTACCTGCTGGTGATGGAGTTCTGCCCGCTG GGTGACCTGAAGGGGTACCTGCGGAGCTGTCGGGGGGCCGAGGCCATGACCCCGGACCCGCTGACCCTGCAGAGGATGGCGTGTGAGGTGGCCTGTGGAGTCCTGCACCTACACAGGAACAACTACATCCACAG TGACCTGGCCCTGCGGAACTGCCTTCTCACTGCCGACCTGACCGTCAAGATCGGGGACTACGGGCTCTCACACTGCAAGTACAAA ACCCTACATACTTGGCAGGACGACTACTTTGTGACGGCCGACCAGCTGTGGGTGCCGCTGCGCTGGATCGCACCCGAGCTCATCGACGAAGTGCACGGCAACCTGCTCATTGTGGACCAGACTAAGTCCAGCAACGTCTG GTCGCTGGGTGTCACCATCTGGGAGCTGTTTGAGCTGGGCAGCCAGCCCTATGACCACTACTCGGACCGACAAGTGCTCGCCTATGCTATcaaggagcagcagctcaaGCTGCCCAAGCCCCAGCTGAAGCTCTCACTGTCGGAGCGCTG GTACGAGGTGATGCAgttctgctggctgcagccagagcagcgCCCGACGGCGGAGGAGGTGCATCTCCTGCTCTCCTACCTCTGTGCCAAAGGGGCAACGGAAGCGGAGGAGGAGTTCGAGAAGCGCTGGAACTCCATGAAGCCCAACGGTAGCGCCAGCGCCAGCCACCATGGTGCTgagctctcctccttcccactgcTGGAGCAGTTCTCGGCCGACGGCTTCCCCTCAGATGGTGATGACATCCTCACCGTCATGGAGACAAGCCACGGCCTCAATTTTGAGTACAAGTGGGAGCACACCAAGACCGAGCACTTCCAGGCGCCACTGGGATCGCTGAGCCCCAGCAGTGCTGCGCGCTACCATGACCTCTACTACCCAGCCACCACCACGGGGCACCTGAGCCTGGGGGTCTCGCCCTCCTGCTACGAGTGCAAGCCTCCGGGCTGCCCTGGGCTGCCGGCACCCGGCGTGGTGCCCATCCTGGGCGCCCACAGCCCTTCGCTCAACAGCGAGTACTACATCCGCATCGAGGGGCCCGGGGAGGGCAGCGCTGAGCTGGACTATGCCATGTGCAGCTACAGCCCCGCGGGCGAGCGGGGATCCCCACACCCCCCGTCCTGCTGGAGAGCCCAAGGTGCCCGGAGCGGCAGCACCTACGACTCCGACAGCAGCCCGACTGTCTCCCTCAGCATGGAGCCACTGCTGGGCCACGCACCGGCGGGTGAGGGCTCCTGGGAGTGCGCTGAGTATTACCCCTacccctgcccagggcaggagccGCGGGGCTACGAGCCGTCTCCCAGCCGCGGGGCCGAGGGGTatctgctggaggaggagccCCCCCAGCCATGCGGCCAGGACTGGTCTGTCCCTGGCTTCCAGCCCAGCATCTTTGCTGACCCGCTGGGTGTCTCCCCGTCGGTGAACTGTGCCTACAGCCCCCGGGGATACGGGGAGCCGCAGGCAGCCTCGGTGGGTGGGCGGCCACCAGGACAGAGCAGGTCCCAGCCGGACTGCGTGGCGCTGGAGCTGGGTGAGGACAGTCCCCCTGGAGCCCCCCACCCACAGAGCGTGAGCCCCCCGGCTCAGCGGCATCCCTGGGCTTCCAACAGCTCCTCCAACAACAACATCGGCAGTGGCAGCCCGGCATCCCACGAGCCCCCGGCCGGCGATAGCTGGTGCTACCGCCGCATGATCACCTTCCGGGGGCTGATGGCCAAGCCGCTGGGCACCGTGCCGCGTGGCCAGCCCCAGCTTGGGGGATCCCCCCTGGGCCATGATTTCCGCCGCCTGCGGCAGGATCAGCCCCCCGGCAtggccagcagctcctcccCATGCCGCTCGCCCTCCCCGCTGCGCCAGGCCTGGCATAGCCGTGACTCATCAACCTCCGGCCGCTCGCAGGCAGCAACGCTGGCTGGCAGCCCCGGCACGCCGTGGGGCCCCGGCACAGCCCCGCCAGCTGGAGTCGGGGCCCAACATGACACCCACCCAGATGAGAGCGTGGAGGGGAGCATCTCTGCCCACAGCCCACTGCCCCACACTGCGGCTGCACCGGGGCCGGAGGAGACCACTCCCGTGGCCAGCATTGCTACCCCGAaccccagcatccctgcagagccCAGTAGAGATGGCTCCCAGCCTTCACCAGATGCCTCGGAGGCACCCACGCCGGTGCCCGGGGAGGCTGCCACCGAGAGCAGCGTGTGTGCCACCAGCATCATGGACCAGACGCCAGACAAGACTTTCTCCAGCACCAGCTTTCCCAGCGTGGATGAGGGGAGCGATGAGGACACGGCAGAGCTGACCTCCGGCGTCTTCACTGACTTCTCTGAGGACTACATGGAGCGGGCAGAGTCAGCGCCGGCACTCAAGTCCCTGCAGAAGCAGGTGGGGACACCAGACTCCCTGGAGTCGCTGGACATCCGCTCCACAGCCAGCTCCTGTGAGGTCTTCAGCCCCACCACCTTTGTGCCTCCTGGCCAGCCCAAGGCACTCGACAGTGGCTATGACACCGAGAACAACGAGTCCCCCGAGTTTGTCCTCAAAGAGCCCCATGAGCCCCGAGAGCCGGAGGCCTTCAGCCAGCTGGGGAAGCCACCTCTGGGGCTGCCAGGGGGTGAGAGTGAGGGTACAGCCCCCGAAACGCGGCTCTCCACCTCCCTCGGGGCCGAGCTGCACAGCCTCACCGAGAAGAACCCCTACCGCGACTCTGCCTACTTCTCCGACTACGATGCCGAGGCTGAGCGCAGCCCCAAGGACGAGGAGGACAGCGATGGGTCCCAGACCTCGGAGGCAGAGGAGAGTCCCCAGTCCCCTGCCCAGGACCTAGGGCGAGCTCCTGGGATGGGAGAGGACCCGTTGCACCCCCCAGGGGCCCCCGGCAgtcccccagcagcacccagcgTCGCAGTGGCCGTGGATGCACCTGCAGTGGGGGTTTCGGTGGGGGACTGGCGGGGGACAGAGGCTGGTTGTGCCCTAAATGGCCCCACGGCACCTGGCACTGAGCAGCATCCCACCAGCACGGGGCTGGTGCCGGGCAGCTCCCTGCATCCCGATGGAGATGCCTGTCCCCCGGGCTGTGGTGGTCCCACAACACCCAAGACTTTCTTCTTGACCCCAGTGCTggggagccctggggaaccGGTGTCCTCTGGAGGGACCCATGTGCCTCAGGGTGTCCCTGGACTTGGGGGACCCACAGCCAGGGATGAACAGACTGTGCCTCCGGTGCCAGGGCTTGGGGAACCAGGGCTGCCCCCTGTGGGGACCGAGGTGGGCGATGCGCCGGGGGGTCCCAGCATGCCGCCACTAGCGGATGAGTTGCCCCCAGGCCTCTCCTTGCTCCCATCTACTCGGGAGCCGCGGCCGGCCACCCCGGAGCACCgcgaggagctggaggaggaagaggaggacacTGAGGACAGCGATGAGTCGGACGAGGAGCTGCGCTGCTACAACATCCAGGAGCAGAGCGAGGAGAGTGAGGAGGAGCCAACGGCTGTGCCCATCGTGGTGGCCGAGAGCCAGAGCGGCAGGAACCTGCGCAGCCTCCTCAAAATGCCCAGCCTCCTCTCCGAGGCCTTTTGCGAGGACCTGGATCGCAAGAAGAAGGCTGTCTCTTTCTACGACGACGTTACCATCTACCTCTTTGACCAG GAAAGCCCCACGCGGGAGCTGAGCTTCCCAGAGCCCCCCGAGCCTTCAGGGCAGCCCCCTGCCAGTGGCAGCCCCCCCAGCCTGGCAGACAGGCTCGGCGCCTCGGATGACTCCTCGGATGGCAACGCCTCAGAAGAGA GCGGCGGCTTTGAGTGGGACGATGACTTCCCGCTCACACCGGTGAAGCCATCCCTGATGGCCTCGCTAACGGGGACGCCGGCAGAGCCGGACGCAGCCGCGCCCACGCTGCCTGCCCCATCCGCACTGGTGCCAGCGCAGAAGCAGGTGCTGCCCATCCAGTTCTCCCGGTTCACAGTCTCACCTGCCCCAGTATCGCGGTTCTCCATCACCCACGTCTCCGACTCAGACATGGACTCCATAGGAG GCAGCAGCGAAGACGGCGACCGGGAGTGA
- the AATK gene encoding serine/threonine-protein kinase LMTK1 isoform X2 has product MLCPVPHSFLSWSSCVRCACSRRVLCAPRWVGRSWVLPAHGWPCTQASPLSCCRALRELLARPFRTRQPLLAALGLRSAPGRDEQRPQHRPARSPDGSVPWPARQLQAPGKHSTPLSELSWSSSLAVVAVSFSGLFTFIFLMLACLCCKKGDIGFKEFENAEGDDYVTELSAQGSPAPQHGPEVYVLPLTKVSLPMAKQPGRSVQLLKSADLGRQSLLYLKEIGHGWFGKVFLGEVNSGISSTQVVVKELKASASVQDQMQFLEEAQPYRALQHTNLLQCLAQCAEVTPYLLVMEFCPLGDLKGYLRSCRGAEAMTPDPLTLQRMACEVACGVLHLHRNNYIHSDLALRNCLLTADLTVKIGDYGLSHCKYKDDYFVTADQLWVPLRWIAPELIDEVHGNLLIVDQTKSSNVWSLGVTIWELFELGSQPYDHYSDRQVLAYAIKEQQLKLPKPQLKLSLSERWYEVMQFCWLQPEQRPTAEEVHLLLSYLCAKGATEAEEEFEKRWNSMKPNGSASASHHGAELSSFPLLEQFSADGFPSDGDDILTVMETSHGLNFEYKWEHTKTEHFQAPLGSLSPSSAARYHDLYYPATTTGHLSLGVSPSCYECKPPGCPGLPAPGVVPILGAHSPSLNSEYYIRIEGPGEGSAELDYAMCSYSPAGERGSPHPPSCWRAQGARSGSTYDSDSSPTVSLSMEPLLGHAPAGEGSWECAEYYPYPCPGQEPRGYEPSPSRGAEGYLLEEEPPQPCGQDWSVPGFQPSIFADPLGVSPSVNCAYSPRGYGEPQAASVGGRPPGQSRSQPDCVALELGEDSPPGAPHPQSVSPPAQRHPWASNSSSNNNIGSGSPASHEPPAGDSWCYRRMITFRGLMAKPLGTVPRGQPQLGGSPLGHDFRRLRQDQPPGMASSSSPCRSPSPLRQAWHSRDSSTSGRSQAATLAGSPGTPWGPGTAPPAGVGAQHDTHPDESVEGSISAHSPLPHTAAAPGPEETTPVASIATPNPSIPAEPSRDGSQPSPDASEAPTPVPGEAATESSVCATSIMDQTPDKTFSSTSFPSVDEGSDEDTAELTSGVFTDFSEDYMERAESAPALKSLQKQVGTPDSLESLDIRSTASSCEVFSPTTFVPPGQPKALDSGYDTENNESPEFVLKEPHEPREPEAFSQLGKPPLGLPGGESEGTAPETRLSTSLGAELHSLTEKNPYRDSAYFSDYDAEAERSPKDEEDSDGSQTSEAEESPQSPAQDLGRAPGMGEDPLHPPGAPGSPPAAPSVAVAVDAPAVGVSVGDWRGTEAGCALNGPTAPGTEQHPTSTGLVPGSSLHPDGDACPPGCGGPTTPKTFFLTPVLGSPGEPVSSGGTHVPQGVPGLGGPTARDEQTVPPVPGLGEPGLPPVGTEVGDAPGGPSMPPLADELPPGLSLLPSTREPRPATPEHREELEEEEEDTEDSDESDEELRCYNIQEQSEESEEEPTAVPIVVAESQSGRNLRSLLKMPSLLSEAFCEDLDRKKKAVSFYDDVTIYLFDQESPTRELSFPEPPEPSGQPPASGSPPSLADRLGASDDSSDGNASEENPSPCVAGGGFEWDDDFPLTPVKPSLMASLTGTPAEPDAAAPTLPAPSALVPAQKQVLPIQFSRFTVSPAPVSRFSITHVSDSDMDSIGGSSEDGDRE; this is encoded by the exons ATGCTGtgccctgtgccccacagcttTCTGTCCTGGAGCTCTTGTGTGCGCTGTGCCTGTTCAAGGAGGGTGCTGTGTGCACCCAGGTGGGTGGGCAGGAGCTGGGTGctgcctgcccatggctggCCCTGCACTCAGGCTTCGCCTTTGAGCTGCTGCCGGGCTCTGCGGGAGCTCCTGGCTCGTCCCTTCCGCACACGTCAGCCGCTGCTCGCTGCACTTGGGCTCCGCTCTGCACCGGGGAGAGACGAGCAGCGGCCGCAGCATCGCCCAGCCCGCAGCCCTGACGGCAGCGTGCCATGGCCGGCGAGGCAGCTGCAGGCACCCGGCAAAC ACAGCACCCCCCTTAGCGAGCTCTCCTGGTCCTCCTCACTGGCCGTCGTGGCTGTTTCCTTCTCCGGGCTCTTCACCTTCATCTTCCTCATGCTGGCCTGCCTGTGCTGCAAGAAGGGGGACATCGGCTTCAAG GAGTTTGAGAACGCCGAGGGGGACGACTACGTGACGGAGCTCTCGGCCCAGGGCTCGCCTGCCCCTCAACATGGCCCTGAAGTCTACGTCCTGCCCCTCACCAAGGTCTCTCTGCCCATGGCCAAGCAGCCGGGGCGCTCAG TGCAGCTCCTCAAGTCGGCGGACCTGGGGCGGCAGAGCCTGCTTTACCTGAAGGAGATCGGGCACGGCTGGTTCGGCAAG GTGTTCCTGGGGGAGGTGAACTCAGGCATCAGCAGCACCCAGGTGGTGGTGAAGGAGCTGAAGGCGAGCGCCAGCGTGCAGGACCAGATGCAGTTCCTGGAGGAAGCACAGCCCTACAG GGCCCTCCAGCACACCAACCTGCTGCAGTGCCTGGCCCAGTGCGCCGAGGTCACCCCGTACCTGCTGGTGATGGAGTTCTGCCCGCTG GGTGACCTGAAGGGGTACCTGCGGAGCTGTCGGGGGGCCGAGGCCATGACCCCGGACCCGCTGACCCTGCAGAGGATGGCGTGTGAGGTGGCCTGTGGAGTCCTGCACCTACACAGGAACAACTACATCCACAG TGACCTGGCCCTGCGGAACTGCCTTCTCACTGCCGACCTGACCGTCAAGATCGGGGACTACGGGCTCTCACACTGCAAGTACAAA GACGACTACTTTGTGACGGCCGACCAGCTGTGGGTGCCGCTGCGCTGGATCGCACCCGAGCTCATCGACGAAGTGCACGGCAACCTGCTCATTGTGGACCAGACTAAGTCCAGCAACGTCTG GTCGCTGGGTGTCACCATCTGGGAGCTGTTTGAGCTGGGCAGCCAGCCCTATGACCACTACTCGGACCGACAAGTGCTCGCCTATGCTATcaaggagcagcagctcaaGCTGCCCAAGCCCCAGCTGAAGCTCTCACTGTCGGAGCGCTG GTACGAGGTGATGCAgttctgctggctgcagccagagcagcgCCCGACGGCGGAGGAGGTGCATCTCCTGCTCTCCTACCTCTGTGCCAAAGGGGCAACGGAAGCGGAGGAGGAGTTCGAGAAGCGCTGGAACTCCATGAAGCCCAACGGTAGCGCCAGCGCCAGCCACCATGGTGCTgagctctcctccttcccactgcTGGAGCAGTTCTCGGCCGACGGCTTCCCCTCAGATGGTGATGACATCCTCACCGTCATGGAGACAAGCCACGGCCTCAATTTTGAGTACAAGTGGGAGCACACCAAGACCGAGCACTTCCAGGCGCCACTGGGATCGCTGAGCCCCAGCAGTGCTGCGCGCTACCATGACCTCTACTACCCAGCCACCACCACGGGGCACCTGAGCCTGGGGGTCTCGCCCTCCTGCTACGAGTGCAAGCCTCCGGGCTGCCCTGGGCTGCCGGCACCCGGCGTGGTGCCCATCCTGGGCGCCCACAGCCCTTCGCTCAACAGCGAGTACTACATCCGCATCGAGGGGCCCGGGGAGGGCAGCGCTGAGCTGGACTATGCCATGTGCAGCTACAGCCCCGCGGGCGAGCGGGGATCCCCACACCCCCCGTCCTGCTGGAGAGCCCAAGGTGCCCGGAGCGGCAGCACCTACGACTCCGACAGCAGCCCGACTGTCTCCCTCAGCATGGAGCCACTGCTGGGCCACGCACCGGCGGGTGAGGGCTCCTGGGAGTGCGCTGAGTATTACCCCTacccctgcccagggcaggagccGCGGGGCTACGAGCCGTCTCCCAGCCGCGGGGCCGAGGGGTatctgctggaggaggagccCCCCCAGCCATGCGGCCAGGACTGGTCTGTCCCTGGCTTCCAGCCCAGCATCTTTGCTGACCCGCTGGGTGTCTCCCCGTCGGTGAACTGTGCCTACAGCCCCCGGGGATACGGGGAGCCGCAGGCAGCCTCGGTGGGTGGGCGGCCACCAGGACAGAGCAGGTCCCAGCCGGACTGCGTGGCGCTGGAGCTGGGTGAGGACAGTCCCCCTGGAGCCCCCCACCCACAGAGCGTGAGCCCCCCGGCTCAGCGGCATCCCTGGGCTTCCAACAGCTCCTCCAACAACAACATCGGCAGTGGCAGCCCGGCATCCCACGAGCCCCCGGCCGGCGATAGCTGGTGCTACCGCCGCATGATCACCTTCCGGGGGCTGATGGCCAAGCCGCTGGGCACCGTGCCGCGTGGCCAGCCCCAGCTTGGGGGATCCCCCCTGGGCCATGATTTCCGCCGCCTGCGGCAGGATCAGCCCCCCGGCAtggccagcagctcctcccCATGCCGCTCGCCCTCCCCGCTGCGCCAGGCCTGGCATAGCCGTGACTCATCAACCTCCGGCCGCTCGCAGGCAGCAACGCTGGCTGGCAGCCCCGGCACGCCGTGGGGCCCCGGCACAGCCCCGCCAGCTGGAGTCGGGGCCCAACATGACACCCACCCAGATGAGAGCGTGGAGGGGAGCATCTCTGCCCACAGCCCACTGCCCCACACTGCGGCTGCACCGGGGCCGGAGGAGACCACTCCCGTGGCCAGCATTGCTACCCCGAaccccagcatccctgcagagccCAGTAGAGATGGCTCCCAGCCTTCACCAGATGCCTCGGAGGCACCCACGCCGGTGCCCGGGGAGGCTGCCACCGAGAGCAGCGTGTGTGCCACCAGCATCATGGACCAGACGCCAGACAAGACTTTCTCCAGCACCAGCTTTCCCAGCGTGGATGAGGGGAGCGATGAGGACACGGCAGAGCTGACCTCCGGCGTCTTCACTGACTTCTCTGAGGACTACATGGAGCGGGCAGAGTCAGCGCCGGCACTCAAGTCCCTGCAGAAGCAGGTGGGGACACCAGACTCCCTGGAGTCGCTGGACATCCGCTCCACAGCCAGCTCCTGTGAGGTCTTCAGCCCCACCACCTTTGTGCCTCCTGGCCAGCCCAAGGCACTCGACAGTGGCTATGACACCGAGAACAACGAGTCCCCCGAGTTTGTCCTCAAAGAGCCCCATGAGCCCCGAGAGCCGGAGGCCTTCAGCCAGCTGGGGAAGCCACCTCTGGGGCTGCCAGGGGGTGAGAGTGAGGGTACAGCCCCCGAAACGCGGCTCTCCACCTCCCTCGGGGCCGAGCTGCACAGCCTCACCGAGAAGAACCCCTACCGCGACTCTGCCTACTTCTCCGACTACGATGCCGAGGCTGAGCGCAGCCCCAAGGACGAGGAGGACAGCGATGGGTCCCAGACCTCGGAGGCAGAGGAGAGTCCCCAGTCCCCTGCCCAGGACCTAGGGCGAGCTCCTGGGATGGGAGAGGACCCGTTGCACCCCCCAGGGGCCCCCGGCAgtcccccagcagcacccagcgTCGCAGTGGCCGTGGATGCACCTGCAGTGGGGGTTTCGGTGGGGGACTGGCGGGGGACAGAGGCTGGTTGTGCCCTAAATGGCCCCACGGCACCTGGCACTGAGCAGCATCCCACCAGCACGGGGCTGGTGCCGGGCAGCTCCCTGCATCCCGATGGAGATGCCTGTCCCCCGGGCTGTGGTGGTCCCACAACACCCAAGACTTTCTTCTTGACCCCAGTGCTggggagccctggggaaccGGTGTCCTCTGGAGGGACCCATGTGCCTCAGGGTGTCCCTGGACTTGGGGGACCCACAGCCAGGGATGAACAGACTGTGCCTCCGGTGCCAGGGCTTGGGGAACCAGGGCTGCCCCCTGTGGGGACCGAGGTGGGCGATGCGCCGGGGGGTCCCAGCATGCCGCCACTAGCGGATGAGTTGCCCCCAGGCCTCTCCTTGCTCCCATCTACTCGGGAGCCGCGGCCGGCCACCCCGGAGCACCgcgaggagctggaggaggaagaggaggacacTGAGGACAGCGATGAGTCGGACGAGGAGCTGCGCTGCTACAACATCCAGGAGCAGAGCGAGGAGAGTGAGGAGGAGCCAACGGCTGTGCCCATCGTGGTGGCCGAGAGCCAGAGCGGCAGGAACCTGCGCAGCCTCCTCAAAATGCCCAGCCTCCTCTCCGAGGCCTTTTGCGAGGACCTGGATCGCAAGAAGAAGGCTGTCTCTTTCTACGACGACGTTACCATCTACCTCTTTGACCAG GAAAGCCCCACGCGGGAGCTGAGCTTCCCAGAGCCCCCCGAGCCTTCAGGGCAGCCCCCTGCCAGTGGCAGCCCCCCCAGCCTGGCAGACAGGCTCGGCGCCTCGGATGACTCCTCGGATGGCAACGCCTCAGAAGAGA ACCCCTCGCCCTGTGTCGCAGGCGGCGGCTTTGAGTGGGACGATGACTTCCCGCTCACACCGGTGAAGCCATCCCTGATGGCCTCGCTAACGGGGACGCCGGCAGAGCCGGACGCAGCCGCGCCCACGCTGCCTGCCCCATCCGCACTGGTGCCAGCGCAGAAGCAGGTGCTGCCCATCCAGTTCTCCCGGTTCACAGTCTCACCTGCCCCAGTATCGCGGTTCTCCATCACCCACGTCTCCGACTCAGACATGGACTCCATAGGAG GCAGCAGCGAAGACGGCGACCGGGAGTGA